A genomic region of Haliotis asinina isolate JCU_RB_2024 chromosome 1, JCU_Hal_asi_v2, whole genome shotgun sequence contains the following coding sequences:
- the LOC137272021 gene encoding uncharacterized protein — protein sequence MASNQILAVVVMCSLYAVAVASNPCVASCSGRPSGDYQSCNGCNVYATCANGYMYDNRPCVAGTVWDDTLKRCEMTSTTCPPNPCVSSCSGLSNGDYQSCNGCNVYATCNGGHLIDNRPCPPTLVWNDNLKTCDRTSTTCP from the exons ATGGCATCCAACCAAATCCTCGCCGTCGTTGTTATGTGCAGTCTGTACGCAGTTGCAG TTGCCAGCAACCCGTGCGTTGCATCCTGTTCAGGTCGCCCTAGCGGAGACTATCAATCCTGCAACGGTTGCAATGTGTACGCAACGTGTGCAAACGGTTACATGTACGATAACCGACCCTGCGTTGCTGGCACAGTGTGGGATGATACCCTCAAACGCTGCGAGATGACTTCAACCACTTGCCCTCC AAACCCTTGTGTGAGCTCCTGTAGCGGCCTCTCCAACGGTGACTACCAATCCTGCAACGGCTGCAACGTCTATGCCACATGTAACGGTGGTCATCTCATCGACAACCGCCCTTGCCCACCTACACTTGTGTGGAACGACAATCTCAAGACCTGTGACAGGACCTCCACAACCTGCCCTTAA